The Minwuia thermotolerans nucleotide sequence CCAGTGTACTTTACTGCGTTGCCGATCAGGTTGATCAGCATCTGCCGTACGGCCCGCCGGTCGGCGCGGACCATGTACGGCCCCTCGCCATAGGCGCGCACCAGTTCCTTGCTCTCGATATCGACGCCCAGCAGATGGATGATGCGCTCGATCTCCGCCCTGAAGTCGACGTTCTCGTCCTCGATGGTGTAGCGGCCGGCCTCGACCTTGGAGATGTCCAACAGGTCGTTGACCAGACTGAGCAGGTGCTCGCCGCTGGCGGCGATGTCGACGGCGTAGCCGCGGTAACGCTCGTTGCCGATGGGCCCGAGCAACTGGTCCGACATGATGGAGGAGAAGCCGAGAATGGCATTGAGCGGTGTGCGCAGCTCGTGGCTGACATTGGCGATGAAGGCCGATTTCGCGGCGTTCGCCTGCTCGGCCCGCTCCAGCGACTTCAGCGCCCGGTTCTGCGCCTGGGTCAGGGCGGTCACGTCGCGGCCGATGCCGCGATAGCCCTTGAAGGCGCCGTCCGCGTCGTACTGGGGTTCGGCGCTGATGCGTGCGTATTTCAGCTCGCCGCTGGCATTGTAGAACTTGATCTGCCAGTCGCGGTAGGCCTCGTGACGGCGCCAGACCGCCAGTAGATCGTACCATGCGGCGGCGTCCGCAGGTTCCAGGTCGGCCGTGCGCATTTCGACGATCTCCGCCCAGGGCCGGCCGACGAACTGTTCCGGCGACACGCCGCCGACGCTTTCGTAGCGGCTCGACAGATAGGTCAGCCGCAGCTCCGCGTCGGTTTCGAAATACCAGTCGGAGGCCATCTCGGTCAGATCGCGGAACCGCTTCTCGCTCTCCTTGAGCGCTTCGGACGCCAGCTTGTTCTCCGTGATGTCGAAATAGATGGCATCCAGGTAGTTCCGGCCTTCCCGGTCGACCACCGTCCAGCCGATCTCCCTGATCCAGCGGAACTCGTCCTTGTCGGGGTGACGGAAGCGGAACTCGATGGCGTAGGGCTTGTCCTCGGGCCGTCGGGCCTTCATGAAGCCGACATAGCGATCCCGGTCGCGTTCATCGATCAGATCGAACCAGGAGAGCTGATCGCCCGCGCCTTTTCCGGAGGGTCGGCTGTCGGCCAGTTCCAGCGCGCGTGAATCGCCCCAGACCTTCAGATCGCCCTTCTCCAGATCCCGGCGGGAGAACAGGATCCCGCGGGCGTTGCGCATGAACAGCTTCATCTGCTGATCGCGTTCGCGGAAGGCGGTGACGTCGTTCAGGAGCTGGAGCGACGAGCCGTCGCCCATGCGTGTGGTGGTGGACAGCGCCCAGCGGCCCGAGGGCGTCAGGCCGAGC carries:
- a CDS encoding PAS domain-containing sensor histidine kinase — its product is MTRPDDAMWRAAFKLLDVPAALTEGSGSGIRVVVANAMFRELLPDSEAGQRDVLSAAEGRRDRNPFPGQPGWLLHAKPVSDGLTLWQAQRETARTVTDGVADWVASATLGDMAILFFDSDDRLRAYNAAIRHYFPPREGFPRLGETFEGQLDAIIESYDFSPPVGTAQDWKDDLMAGFHEPGRPRLGLTPSGRWALSTTTRMGDGSSLQLLNDVTAFRERDQQMKLFMRNARGILFSRRDLEKGDLKVWGDSRALELADSRPSGKGAGDQLSWFDLIDERDRDRYVGFMKARRPEDKPYAIEFRFRHPDKDEFRWIREIGWTVVDREGRNYLDAIYFDITENKLASEALKESEKRFRDLTEMASDWYFETDAELRLTYLSSRYESVGGVSPEQFVGRPWAEIVEMRTADLEPADAAAWYDLLAVWRRHEAYRDWQIKFYNASGELKYARISAEPQYDADGAFKGYRGIGRDVTALTQAQNRALKSLERAEQANAAKSAFIANVSHELRTPLNAILGFSSIMSDQLLGPIGNERYRGYAVDIAASGEHLLSLVNDLLDISKVEAGRYTIEDENVDFRAEIERIIHLLGVDIESKELVRAYGEGPYMVRADRRAVRQMLINLIGNAVKYTGDDGRIAIGIGETDRGQPFVEIADNGVGIPQDDLHQVLEPFGRARSEIAAEGTGLGLPLTRRLMELHGGSLLIDSTQGRGTRVRMIFPAERATAAALPDAVTG